In the genome of Gemmatimonadota bacterium, the window GACCAGCTCGGTTCGATGTGGAGGTCGTAAGCACCGAAGTACAGGCGGCTCTTTCCATAGTCATTGTCACGGGTCAGCTGAATCGGGTCTCCGGCCGCGCCGCCGTCCGCCATGTCCTGTACGAAGATGTTGAAGTAGCCGTTGGGTTCCGTGGACACATAGGCCAGCCTGGAACCGTCGGGCGACCACGTGGGATCGAGATAAAGGTGATCCCCCGTCTTCAGCGGCCGGGATACCCCGGTTTCGACGTTCAGGACCATGAGATCGATGGTCCGGTTGTCGGTTTCCGCCGTGTAGGCGATCCATGCGCCGTCGGGCGACCAGGCCGGAGAGGAGTCGTAGGTTTCGTTGTCCGTGAGCTCGCGGGCCGAGTATTCGTCCAACCGTATCTGCCAGATGGACCCGTGCAGGGCGAAGGCCAGCGTCTCGCCGTCGGGGGACCATGCCGGCCGGCGCGGCGTGGTCGTGGAGGGCGGCGGCAAATAGAAGTTGTGCATGTAGTTGCCGCCGGTACGGGCGGCCTGGTAGGCCGTGGGAGGAGGCTGCTGGGCTGCCGTGCTTCCGGCCGCCGCGATGAGGCATGCGGCCAGGACCAGGCGCAGGGACGCGGGAATCCTCTGGATCATGTTGTTCCTCCTTCCAGTGCCTTGTCCACCTCTGACGCCCAGGAGCCTTCCCCCGGGTTTTGCGTCGGAAAGTTCCATCCTACGGTTTCGGTAGATTCAGGTCGGGCACAACCCTCCGCGGAGCGATTCGCATCAGCGAAGCCAGACCTGTCGGCGAGTCTTCATAGACCTCGAACTGATGGACATCCTCGTCGACGTCCCCGACGGGCGACGCCATCCCCGTCTCCGCGTCCACCGCGTACAGTTTCGCCGTCCACCCGCCGGCCATGTACAACGCGCCTCGGTGTGAAGTCAGTCCGGTCGGCAGATCTTCTCCCACGCCGAAATCGGATGCCTCGCCGACAGGCGTCGCCGTCCCCGTGGAAGGATTCAATACGTAAAGTTTCCCTGAACCGTACCCGACCATGTACAGGCTTCCTTCGTGGGAAGCCAGGCCGAAGGGGTGGCGTTCATCGACACCGAACCGGTCGGCGTTGCCGACCGGCGTCGCTTCTCCCGTCACGGTATTGAGCGAGTAGAGCCTGGCATTCGCCCTACCGGCCATGTACAGCGTTCCGTCGTGGGACGCCAGTCCCGTTGGCTGGGATTCGGCGATCCCGAATTCCACCGCGTCGCCGACCTGAACGGCCGCGCCGGTTTCCGGGTCCAGCGTGTACAGCGCCGCGTTCCATCCGCCCGTCATGTACAACATGCCATGATGCGCGGTCAGACCGTGGGGCTCGTACTCGCCGGCGTCGAATCGCACGGCGTCTCCCACGGGTTTGGCTTCTCCCGTATTCGGATTCAACCTGTACAGCCGGTCGGTTCCGTCGCCAACCATGAACAGTCCCTCCGAAAAGCCGGCTTCGTCGCAGCGTGGACCCTCAGGGTTGTCAAGGGCCTCGAACCAGGTAAGCAGCGCCGGCGCGCCCGGTAGACACAGACCGTCATTGTCATAGAAGAAGAACGTCAAAAGGTCTGTAAGGCCTGCAAAAGACCCGGGTACTTCCCCGGTGAACTGGTTTCCATGGAGATACATGCCTTCGAGGTCGTCAAGCCGTCCCAACTCGGATGGAAGGGGTCCGGACAGTTCGTTGTTGAACAGGTACAGCCCTTCGAGATCCTCGAGCCGTCCCAACTCGGACGGGACAGGTCCGGAAATCCGGTTGTTGTGCAGCAACAGGTATTCGAGATTGTCCAGTCTGCTCAGTTCGACCGGCAACGGTCCCGAAAGTTTGTTTCCATAGAGGCTCAGCAGACGCAACCGGGAAAGTTCGCCCAGGACGGCGGGGATTTCGCCGGAGAGACCATTGCTGTTGAGGAACAGCAGCTCGAGATTCGTCAGCTGTCCCAGCTCCACGGGGATCGGTCCCGACAATCTGTTTTCATCGAGGTCCAGACGTTCCAGGCGGGTCAGGTGACTTAATTCAATCGGAATGGTGCCGGACAGTTCGTTCTTCCAGAATATCACGCTCTTCAGATTGGCCAGATCACCCAGTTCCGGCGGGATCGTACCGCTCAGTTTGTTCCTGTAGAGGTACAGTACTTCCAGGTTCTGCAGTAGTCCCAGTTCGGCGGGTATGGGTCCGAGTAGTTCGTTGCTGTCCAAAGCAAGCGACTCGAGATTGGCGAGTTGACCCAATTCCGCAGGGACGGTACCGGTCAGGCGATTCCTGCCAAGGTCCATTCGCTTCAGGCCGGTTATCCGCCCCAGCGCCGGGGGGACCGGACCCGACAGATTGTTGTTTTCGAGGTCCAGTACTTCCAGGTTGGGCAGCAGGGCAAGTTCGGCGGGAACGGGCCCCGAGATTCCGTTCCAGCCGAGATCAAGGATCCTCAGTTCCGCGAGCTGGGCAAATTCGACCGGGATGCCGCCGGATACCTGGTTGAATGCCAGGTCCAGTTCCCTCAGCAGGGCGAGATCGACGAGGCTTGCAGGCAACCTGCCCGACAGGCCGTTCCTTCTCAACTCCAGCCGGATCACTCTGCCGTTCGCGTCGGTAGTTACGCCGTGCCACTCGCTCAGGGGCACCTCTTCATTCAGCCAGTGTTCTTTGTCACTCCAGTCGGGACCCTTCAATGCGTGGTAGAAATCAACCAGCGTGGTGCGATCGCTGATCACGATGGCCACGGTTACGGGCACGCTGGCCGAAACCTCGCCGGACGTGGCCATGACGACCGTGCTGCCGCTGCTCACGGCGGTGACCGTTCCCGCGTCGTTTACCGTCGCCACTGTTTCATCGGCAGTTACCCATTTCACCGGCGCGTCTTCGACGATCTGGCCGTTTTCGTCCAGGACCGTGGCATTCAGTCCGGCGGTCTCGCCGGCCGCAGTCAGCGACACAGACGCCGGTTCGACGGTGATCGTCGCTGCCGACTGGGACACGGTAACCGAAGCAACCGTCTGCTTCTGTCCCGCGGTGGCCGCGATGTCGGCCGTACCGTTACCATAGGCGGTGACGAGCCCTCCGTCGCTTACGGAGGCTACCGACGGATTCCGGCTCGACCAGACCACCTCGTGGCCCGTCAACACGTTGCCGTTCTCGTCCTGCACCTGCGCCGTAAGCTGCACGGACTGATTGATCGCCGTCATGGTAACGGCGCTCGGAGTTACGACGACTTTAGCCGGACCGGTCGGACGGGTGGGGCCGTCCTTCCCGCATGAAACCGCTGCAAACAGGGCGAGCAGGAAAAAGACGGGGATTCGAGTTTTCAGGGAAGTCGCCCGCGGTGTTCGTAATCTACCGCCAGATGAAACCGATTCATGATTGGACCGGCGTTGGAAACACATGTAACGCACCTCCTGATGAGACGGACTGCGACAGGTGTCGCGTTCGCCGTGAGACCAATGCCTCTTCGTCGGAGAAGTCTCCCGCGTCCGGCAGGACATCAGAAGCTCATGCGTCCGATGAGACCTATGCGGTGATGGACAGATCCGCCCCGGCGATCGACGCGCGCGCCCGAAAGCTCCAGGGATCCGGAACGCGGGCTCCGGCCCTGGCCGCCGACGCGGGTTCCGATCCGCACCTGGCGCCGTTCATCGCCGTAGAGATACATTTCGCCAAAAGAGGTGAACAGCAGGCCGGTGGGAGAAGTCAGGCCATACCCCACCTCGGCCCGAAGGGAACGGGCATCTCCGCCTCCGCCCATGGCAGATCCGGCAAGGGGCCGGTCGCGCCATATCATGCCGGAGTCGCCGGTGCCGACGCCCGCGCGCGGGGCCACGGACATCGAAAGGCCCTGCCCGTCCGCATCCGGATTCAGGTAGGCAACCATGGAGAACCCGTGCTCGCTGTAATTCTGCTCGGTATGGACGGCCAGGAACCTGCCCCGCGCGTTCACGCCGACCCGGTTTCCGGCCAGCCGCAGGCCGCCCGAGACCTCAAGGCCCTGTCCGGTTCGTCCGTCGCCGCCGTCATAGCGTCCGGCCACCTGGGCATAGGGGGTTGCCGTGACGCCGCCGCCCAGGGCCGCCGATCGCGAACCTTCCAATCCGATACGTATACGCCGCACGCTGGCGGCGATGCCGCGCAACGCGGCCGATCCGTCGTCGGAGGTGGAAACGCGCAGCAGTCCCGCGTCCCCCACCAAGTCGATCCCCATGCTTCCCGAGGAGGCCAGCCGGGAACGCAGCCCCACCATGCCCATGCGCATGCCCAGATCGCTGGCGTCCGTACCGTTGTCGACGTTGCCGGAACCGAGACCCAGGATCGACCACACTTCGGTGCAGCATCCCTCCTCGGACCAACGCGCGTAGGGCAGTACGCTGGCGAGGCTGGCCTCCAGGCTACCGCTGGCCACGGCGACGTCGTAATCGGACCGCCCCATGGCGTAGGAGAGGGCGATGCCGGCCATCCAGCGCCGCCGCGCGGCCAGGTCCACGCCGAGATAGGCCGTCCTCGTGTTGCCGTCGTAGAAGGCGCCGGCCGCGGGTTCGCCCTCGAAACGCTGCCAGTCGCCGGCCCCCCATACGCCCCATCGAAGACCGCCGCCGGCGGTCTGGTCGTCGAAGGCGTAGGAGAAGGCGCTGGTCCTGAGCAGGTCATTGCCGCGAACGCCGTTCCGGCGCCGACCATCGTCCATCAGCGCCAATTCCCTGGACGATTCCCGTCTCCAGTGTCCGGTCGCGCCGGCCAGCGCCGACACGGCGGCCGCGGGACCGTCGATCCTGCGTCCGCCCACGACCACGCCCTGATCGCCGCTGCCGGCGAAACGTCCGCCGATGGTGGCGGAAGCGCTCGAGAGCATGCCGCGGCCCATGGCGGCTAAGATATCGGTATAGGTCTCGCGTTCCGCCAGGACGGCCGTGACGGTTACGCCGACGACGAGGCTGGCCTCTCCGGCCGCGTTCCTGGCGGAGAGGGTCACCGCGGCCGATCCTTTGCG includes:
- a CDS encoding Ig-like domain-containing protein translates to MCFQRRSNHESVSSGGRLRTPRATSLKTRIPVFFLLALFAAVSCGKDGPTRPTGPAKVVVTPSAVTMTAINQSVQLTAQVQDENGNVLTGHEVVWSSRNPSVASVSDGGLVTAYGNGTADIAATAGQKQTVASVTVSQSAATITVEPASVSLTAAGETAGLNATVLDENGQIVEDAPVKWVTADETVATVNDAGTVTAVSSGSTVVMATSGEVSASVPVTVAIVISDRTTLVDFYHALKGPDWSDKEHWLNEEVPLSEWHGVTTDANGRVIRLELRRNGLSGRLPASLVDLALLRELDLAFNQVSGGIPVEFAQLAELRILDLGWNGISGPVPAELALLPNLEVLDLENNNLSGPVPPALGRITGLKRMDLGRNRLTGTVPAELGQLANLESLALDSNELLGPIPAELGLLQNLEVLYLYRNKLSGTIPPELGDLANLKSVIFWKNELSGTIPIELSHLTRLERLDLDENRLSGPIPVELGQLTNLELLFLNSNGLSGEIPAVLGELSRLRLLSLYGNKLSGPLPVELSRLDNLEYLLLHNNRISGPVPSELGRLEDLEGLYLFNNELSGPLPSELGRLDDLEGMYLHGNQFTGEVPGSFAGLTDLLTFFFYDNDGLCLPGAPALLTWFEALDNPEGPRCDEAGFSEGLFMVGDGTDRLYRLNPNTGEAKPVGDAVRFDAGEYEPHGLTAHHGMLYMTGGWNAALYTLDPETGAAVQVGDAVEFGIAESQPTGLASHDGTLYMAGRANARLYSLNTVTGEATPVGNADRFGVDERHPFGLASHEGSLYMVGYGSGKLYVLNPSTGTATPVGEASDFGVGEDLPTGLTSHRGALYMAGGWTAKLYAVDAETGMASPVGDVDEDVHQFEVYEDSPTGLASLMRIAPRRVVPDLNLPKP